The following are encoded in a window of Chryseobacterium sp. genomic DNA:
- a CDS encoding GDP-mannose 4,6-dehydratase produces the protein MKYLVTGGSGFIGSHLIEQLLNLGHSVINIDNFDDFYDYRIKISNTFTSTGKKLPFTFESREKDIARAIKYTSSDRYSLWYLDIRNKEALAEVFRTQKPDFVIHLAALAGVRPSIERPLDYEEVNIRGTMNIWELCREFDVRKFVCASSSSVYGSNEKVPFSENDPVDRPVSPYAATKRCGEILGHVYHHLYKIDMIQLRFFTVYGPRQRPDLAIHKFTRLISEGREVPFYGDGSTARDYTYIDDIVSGILKAAEFLQKHQGVYEIVNLGESQVINLNEMLGTVEDFLDKKALKKELPHQPGDVPQTYADITKAKEMLGYKPATDFRNGIKKFVEWFLRK, from the coding sequence ATGAAATACCTCGTAACGGGCGGCAGCGGCTTTATAGGATCACACCTTATAGAGCAGCTTTTAAATTTGGGACATTCTGTCATAAATATTGACAACTTTGATGATTTCTATGATTACAGAATTAAAATCAGCAACACATTTACCAGCACCGGTAAAAAATTGCCATTTACCTTTGAAAGCAGAGAAAAGGATATTGCGCGCGCAATAAAGTATACGTCTTCAGACAGATACAGCCTTTGGTATTTGGATATTCGCAATAAAGAAGCTTTGGCTGAAGTTTTCCGTACGCAAAAACCGGATTTTGTCATACACCTGGCCGCACTGGCCGGCGTAAGACCTTCCATAGAACGGCCGTTGGATTATGAAGAAGTAAATATCCGCGGCACTATGAATATTTGGGAGCTTTGCCGCGAGTTTGATGTACGTAAGTTTGTCTGCGCTTCGTCTTCCAGTGTTTACGGCAGTAATGAGAAGGTTCCTTTTTCCGAAAACGACCCTGTGGACCGGCCTGTGTCGCCTTATGCCGCGACAAAAAGATGCGGCGAAATACTGGGACATGTTTACCATCATCTCTATAAAATAGACATGATCCAGCTGCGATTTTTCACCGTCTATGGTCCGCGGCAGCGACCTGATTTGGCCATACATAAGTTTACCAGGCTTATTTCAGAGGGTAGGGAGGTTCCCTTTTATGGCGATGGCAGCACTGCCCGGGATTATACTTATATAGACGACATTGTGTCAGGAATTCTGAAAGCTGCCGAATTTCTTCAGAAGCATCAAGGTGTTTACGAAATTGTTAACCTTGGTGAAAGCCAAGTCATCAATCTGAATGAAATGCTGGGTACGGTAGAAGATTTTCTGGATAAAAAAGCCCTTAAAAAGGAGCTTCCCCATCAGCCGGGCGATGTTCCCCAAACTTATGCAGATATAACAAAAGCAAAAGAGATGCTGGGATACAAACCGGCTACAGATTTCCGCAATGGCATAAAAAAGTTTGTGGAATGGTTTTTGAGAAAATGA
- a CDS encoding DUF6646 family protein → MKKLILTVAVAAFGFAGAQSDNDAFRGPGDLRVNVGANFQAGGTGIAAMLDYGLGESFSVGAQAGYLLGVEENLLDGDVKAEHRFDAKARVSAHLGDVLGLPQNFDIYPGLNLGLKNFGGHAGVRYFFDKGFGVFAETQFPIAKYNTEGTGYRRLNNQFAFLIGASFDLGRSARPVGE, encoded by the coding sequence ATGAAAAAGTTGATATTAACAGTGGCAGTAGCAGCTTTCGGGTTTGCAGGTGCACAAAGTGACAATGATGCTTTCCGCGGTCCGGGTGACCTGCGTGTAAATGTAGGCGCCAATTTCCAGGCAGGCGGTACTGGAATAGCTGCCATGCTGGATTATGGTTTAGGCGAAAGTTTTTCCGTGGGCGCACAGGCCGGCTACCTGCTGGGTGTTGAAGAAAATCTGCTGGACGGAGACGTGAAGGCAGAACACCGTTTTGATGCCAAAGCCAGAGTTAGCGCACACCTTGGCGATGTATTGGGCTTGCCACAAAATTTTGACATTTATCCCGGTCTGAATTTGGGACTTAAGAATTTCGGAGGTCATGCCGGAGTCAGATACTTCTTCGACAAAGGATTCGGTGTATTTGCGGAAACACAGTTCCCGATTGCAAAATACAATACCGAAGGAACCGGATACAGAAGACTTAACAACCAGTTTGCCTTCCTGATCGGAGCCTCTTTCGACCTTGGCAGAAGTGCAAGACCAGTTGGTGAATAA
- a CDS encoding tryptophanase, whose amino-acid sequence MKLPYAEPYRIKMIEEIRQSSREERETWLKEANFNLFNLKSSQVYIDLLTDSGTGAMSDSQWGAMMTGDESYAGSRSFQALFDTVNKITGFPYLLPTHQGRAAENVLFSVLVKDGDVIPGNSHFDTTKGHIEFRKAHAVDCTIDEAFDIENDHPFKGNIDLEKLEAVYKKYPKEQIPFCLITITCNTSGGQPVSLENIKAVKSLSDRYGIPIYFDSARYAENAYFIKTREAGQADRTIKEICAEIFSYGEGMTMSSKKDGLVNIGGFIALRNEEVFQKASNFTIIYEGFITYGGLAGRDMNALAVGLDEATEFDYLHSRISQVEYLGNKLIEYGIPVQKPIGGHAVFVDALKFLPNVPRSEYPAQTLGLELYKEAGIRGVEIGTLLADRDPETRENRYPKLELLRLAIPRRTYTNNHMDYIAAGLKNVFDRREDISKGYNITWEPPILRHFTVKLEEAK is encoded by the coding sequence ATGAAATTACCTTACGCAGAACCCTACAGAATAAAAATGATTGAAGAAATCCGCCAGTCCTCCCGCGAAGAAAGAGAGACCTGGTTGAAAGAGGCCAACTTTAATCTTTTCAATTTAAAATCCTCACAGGTATATATTGACCTGCTTACGGATTCGGGTACCGGCGCCATGAGCGATTCCCAGTGGGGCGCCATGATGACAGGAGATGAAAGTTACGCCGGCTCACGGTCTTTTCAGGCGCTTTTTGATACGGTAAATAAAATCACTGGCTTTCCCTATCTACTGCCTACCCACCAGGGACGTGCAGCGGAGAATGTGCTTTTCTCTGTTCTCGTAAAGGATGGTGATGTAATTCCCGGAAATTCACATTTTGACACTACCAAGGGACACATTGAATTCCGTAAAGCCCACGCGGTAGACTGTACGATTGATGAAGCATTTGATATTGAAAATGATCATCCTTTTAAAGGCAATATTGATCTTGAAAAACTGGAAGCGGTATACAAAAAGTACCCAAAGGAGCAGATACCTTTCTGTTTGATTACCATCACATGTAATACTTCCGGAGGTCAGCCGGTTTCACTGGAAAATATTAAAGCGGTGAAGTCACTCTCTGACCGTTATGGTATACCGATCTATTTCGACAGTGCACGGTATGCTGAAAATGCTTATTTCATTAAGACCCGTGAAGCCGGCCAGGCCGACAGGACAATTAAGGAAATTTGCGCGGAAATCTTTTCTTACGGAGAAGGTATGACCATGAGTTCCAAAAAGGACGGTTTGGTTAATATTGGTGGTTTTATAGCGCTTCGTAACGAAGAGGTTTTCCAGAAAGCTTCTAACTTTACTATTATATATGAAGGATTCATTACCTACGGCGGATTGGCGGGTCGGGATATGAACGCGCTTGCAGTGGGGCTTGATGAAGCAACGGAATTTGATTACCTGCACAGCCGTATTTCGCAGGTGGAATATCTGGGAAACAAACTTATTGAGTACGGAATTCCTGTGCAGAAGCCTATTGGCGGACACGCGGTTTTTGTAGATGCGCTTAAGTTTCTGCCGAATGTTCCGCGTTCAGAATATCCTGCCCAAACTCTTGGACTTGAACTTTATAAGGAAGCCGGAATCCGCGGTGTGGAGATTGGAACGCTCTTGGCCGACCGTGATCCTGAAACCCGCGAAAACAGATACCCTAAGCTGGAACTTCTGCGTTTGGCAATTCCGCGCCGGACCTACACCAATAACCATATGGATTATATAGCTGCGGGCCTGAAAAATGTTTTTGACCGCAGGGAAGACATAAGCAAAGGATATAACATCACCTGGGAGCCCCCCATCCTCAGACACTTCACTGTAAAGCTGGAAGAGGCAAAGTAG
- a CDS encoding PQQ-dependent sugar dehydrogenase codes for MRTTFILITVAASCLALSCQNGTKSQTSTGSETTASPDTRNPERGSRNTDIAPAFSGQTRVAGVSTSTPFSVDVIAKGLGKPWGIINYPGGRFLVTDKSGYMSIISADGSTVSKITGFPKVDTDGQGGLLDVALDPDFANNRMLYWTYSEPVSGGNHTAVAKGKLSADEKTIENVSVIFRATPTYDGDKHFGSRLVFAKDGNLFLSTGERSDMETRPLAQDQQAYYGKIIKINKDGKADAANPKISGWKPEIYSTGHRNPQGIALHPLTGELWVAEMGPKGGDEVNRITPGKNYGWPTITYGEEYSGMTIGEGIGQKEGLEQPVYFWDPSVSPSGIDFYTGTIPEWKNNMMVGCLSGKKIIRLVIENNKVTGEEWLLGDQNERFRDVLNGADGNLYAVTDSGKLYRVAKK; via the coding sequence ATGCGGACAACCTTCATCCTTATTACTGTTGCAGCGTCATGCTTAGCACTTTCCTGCCAAAACGGTACCAAAAGCCAGACCAGTACCGGTTCTGAAACAACAGCATCACCTGATACCAGGAACCCTGAACGCGGTTCCCGAAACACCGATATCGCTCCGGCCTTCAGCGGGCAGACCCGCGTAGCCGGAGTCAGCACCTCTACACCCTTCAGCGTTGATGTCATTGCCAAAGGCTTGGGAAAACCGTGGGGAATTATAAATTATCCCGGCGGCAGGTTCCTCGTAACGGACAAATCCGGATATATGAGCATCATTTCAGCTGATGGCAGCACTGTTTCCAAAATAACAGGATTTCCGAAGGTAGACACTGACGGGCAGGGCGGCCTGTTGGATGTAGCTCTGGATCCTGATTTCGCGAATAACCGTATGCTGTACTGGACTTATTCTGAGCCGGTAAGCGGGGGAAATCATACGGCTGTTGCCAAAGGAAAACTTTCAGCGGATGAAAAAACAATCGAAAATGTATCAGTAATTTTCCGCGCGACACCCACATATGATGGCGACAAGCATTTTGGCAGCCGCCTGGTTTTTGCCAAAGACGGCAACCTCTTCCTAAGTACGGGTGAGCGTTCAGATATGGAAACAAGACCGTTGGCACAGGACCAACAGGCTTACTACGGTAAAATCATTAAAATCAACAAAGACGGTAAGGCTGATGCTGCCAACCCAAAAATAAGCGGCTGGAAACCGGAAATTTACAGTACCGGTCACCGTAATCCGCAAGGCATAGCATTACATCCTCTAACGGGTGAACTTTGGGTGGCCGAAATGGGACCTAAAGGGGGTGATGAAGTAAACAGGATTACCCCTGGTAAAAATTACGGCTGGCCCACCATTACTTATGGCGAAGAGTACAGCGGTATGACTATTGGTGAGGGGATAGGACAAAAAGAAGGTCTGGAGCAGCCTGTGTATTTCTGGGATCCTTCGGTGTCTCCAAGTGGTATTGACTTTTACACAGGTACAATACCGGAATGGAAAAACAATATGATGGTAGGCTGCCTGAGCGGTAAAAAAATTATCCGTTTGGTAATTGAGAACAATAAGGTAACAGGAGAAGAATGGCTACTGGGAGACCAGAATGAACGTTTCCGGGATGTACTTAATGGTGCGGACGGAAATCTTTATGCCGTAACGGACAGTGGCAAACTGTATAGAGTAGCCAAAAAATAA
- a CDS encoding DUF2795 domain-containing protein — protein sequence MYWTLELASFLSDAPWPMTKAELIDYAIRTGAPMEVVENLQAIEDEGEIYESIEEVWSDYPTDDDFLWNEDEY from the coding sequence ATGTACTGGACACTAGAATTAGCTTCTTTCTTAAGTGATGCTCCCTGGCCTATGACGAAGGCGGAATTAATTGATTATGCCATCAGGACCGGAGCTCCCATGGAAGTTGTGGAAAATCTTCAGGCCATTGAAGACGAAGGTGAAATTTATGAATCCATTGAAGAAGTCTGGAGCGACTATCCAACAGATGACGACTTCCTTTGGAACGAAGACGAATACTAA
- the secA gene encoding preprotein translocase subunit SecA: protein MSFLNKVLKGFLGDKNVTDLKEVKKVVGKIKAAEGDIQQLSDDGLRNKTAEFREKIKAAAAHITSQIEATREQIKNSSNIDEKEALFTKVDTLNKEAYAAEEKVLDEILPEAFALIKETARRWAQNGEIRVTATDWDRQLAATKDFVEIQGEEAVWKKSWNAHGTEVVWDMVHYDTQFIGGVVLHSGKIAEMATGEGKTLVGTLPIYLNALPGRGVHVVTVNDYLAKRDSAWMGPLYQFHQLSIDCIDNHQPNSEGRRKAYNSNITYGTNNEFGFDYLRDNMVTSPDELVQGELNFAIVDEVDSVLVDDARTPLIISGPVPQGDRQEYDVLKPSVDRIVAVQKQTVSQIFNEAKKLIAAGNTKEGGFKLLQAYRGLPKNRQLIKFLSESGNRALLQKVEGQYMQDNNRDMPIVDKDLYFVIDEKNNQIDLTDKGVEYMSQGNDDKDFFVLQDIATEIAELEAKNLSKDEEFAAREELFRDFAVKSERVHTMNQLLKAYTLFEKDDEYVVIDGEVKIVDEQTGRIMDGRRYSDGLHQAIEAKENVKIEAATQTFATITLQNYFRMYNKLAGMTGTAETEAGELWQIYKLDVVVIPTNRPIIRDDRQDLVFKTNREKYNAVIEEIERLTAAGRPVLVGTTSVEISQLLSKALQLRKIQHQVLNAKLHKKEAEIVSEAGRPGQVTIATNMAGRGTDIKLREGVKEAGGLAIIGTERHDSRRVDRQLRGRAGRQGDPGSSQFYVSLEDNLMRLFGSEKIAKMMDRMGHKEGEVIQHSMITKSIERAQKKVEENNFGIRKRLLEYDDVMNKQRDVIYKRRKNALFGDHLKYDISNMIYDVSHSIVSKTKADGDYKVFEFEMIKNFTMESPISENDFKNKSVADLTEAVYRAAEEDYSKRLELMKEKSFPIIENVYVNQGSMFKMIQVPFSDGIKTMTIVTDLQKAYDTKCQSLVDDFEKNITLSLIDENWKLHLREMDDLRRSSQGAVYEQKDPLVIYKQESFYLFSEMVDRVNRETISFLFKGEIPQ, encoded by the coding sequence ATGAGTTTTTTAAACAAAGTTCTTAAAGGCTTTCTGGGAGACAAAAATGTTACCGATCTTAAGGAAGTTAAAAAAGTAGTAGGAAAAATAAAAGCAGCGGAAGGTGATATTCAGCAGCTAAGCGACGACGGCTTACGTAATAAGACTGCCGAGTTCAGAGAAAAAATTAAGGCTGCCGCAGCTCACATCACTTCTCAGATAGAGGCCACCCGGGAACAGATAAAAAACAGTTCTAATATTGATGAAAAAGAAGCCCTTTTTACAAAGGTAGATACATTAAATAAAGAGGCGTATGCTGCTGAAGAAAAGGTTTTGGATGAAATCCTTCCCGAAGCATTCGCACTCATCAAAGAAACGGCCCGCCGCTGGGCACAGAATGGCGAAATCCGTGTAACCGCTACCGATTGGGACAGACAATTGGCTGCAACCAAGGATTTTGTTGAAATCCAGGGTGAGGAGGCAGTATGGAAAAAAAGCTGGAATGCACATGGTACCGAGGTGGTTTGGGATATGGTGCATTATGATACCCAGTTCATTGGTGGTGTTGTGCTGCACAGCGGTAAAATTGCCGAGATGGCTACAGGTGAAGGTAAGACCCTCGTGGGTACCCTGCCAATCTATCTGAACGCACTTCCCGGACGTGGGGTGCATGTAGTTACCGTAAACGACTATCTTGCGAAGCGTGACTCCGCGTGGATGGGACCACTTTACCAATTCCATCAGCTTTCAATAGACTGTATAGACAATCACCAGCCAAATTCGGAAGGTCGCCGGAAAGCGTACAACTCCAATATCACCTACGGTACTAACAATGAGTTCGGTTTCGACTACCTGAGAGATAATATGGTAACATCCCCGGACGAACTTGTTCAAGGTGAACTTAATTTCGCGATTGTAGATGAGGTGGATTCAGTTCTTGTTGATGATGCCAGAACCCCGCTTATCATTTCCGGACCGGTTCCTCAGGGTGACCGTCAGGAATATGACGTTTTGAAACCTTCCGTGGACAGGATCGTGGCTGTGCAGAAGCAAACTGTTTCACAGATCTTCAACGAAGCCAAGAAGCTCATCGCAGCCGGAAATACCAAAGAAGGAGGATTCAAACTGCTGCAGGCCTACCGTGGTCTTCCAAAGAACCGTCAGTTAATTAAGTTTCTTTCCGAAAGTGGTAACAGAGCCCTTCTTCAAAAGGTGGAGGGCCAGTATATGCAGGATAACAACCGCGACATGCCCATCGTGGATAAGGACCTGTATTTCGTAATTGATGAAAAGAATAACCAAATAGACCTTACCGACAAAGGCGTGGAATACATGTCCCAGGGTAACGACGATAAAGACTTTTTCGTACTTCAGGACATTGCCACAGAAATTGCTGAACTGGAAGCGAAAAACCTGTCTAAAGACGAGGAGTTTGCAGCCAGAGAAGAACTTTTCCGCGATTTTGCCGTAAAGTCAGAGCGCGTTCATACGATGAACCAGTTGCTTAAGGCTTACACTCTTTTTGAAAAAGACGATGAATATGTAGTTATCGACGGTGAAGTAAAGATCGTGGATGAGCAGACAGGCCGTATTATGGATGGCCGAAGATACTCCGATGGTCTTCACCAGGCTATTGAAGCTAAGGAAAACGTAAAAATCGAAGCCGCTACACAAACTTTTGCCACCATCACGCTTCAGAACTACTTCCGTATGTACAACAAGCTTGCGGGTATGACCGGTACAGCTGAAACGGAAGCTGGTGAACTTTGGCAGATCTATAAACTGGATGTAGTGGTAATTCCTACCAACAGACCTATAATCAGAGACGACAGACAGGATCTGGTTTTCAAAACCAACCGCGAAAAATACAATGCTGTAATTGAGGAGATTGAAAGGCTGACTGCCGCCGGACGTCCTGTACTGGTGGGTACCACTTCCGTTGAGATTTCACAATTGCTTTCAAAAGCACTTCAGCTTAGAAAAATACAGCACCAGGTACTTAATGCCAAACTTCACAAGAAAGAAGCCGAGATTGTTTCGGAGGCAGGCCGTCCGGGTCAGGTGACCATTGCCACCAACATGGCAGGTAGGGGTACCGACATTAAACTGCGTGAAGGCGTGAAGGAGGCTGGTGGTCTGGCCATTATTGGTACAGAAAGACACGATTCCAGAAGGGTGGACAGACAGCTTCGCGGTCGTGCCGGACGTCAGGGAGACCCGGGTAGCTCACAGTTCTATGTGTCCCTGGAAGATAATCTCATGCGTCTTTTCGGTTCAGAGAAAATTGCCAAGATGATGGACCGTATGGGTCATAAGGAAGGCGAGGTCATCCAGCATTCCATGATCACCAAGTCTATTGAGAGAGCTCAGAAAAAGGTGGAGGAAAACAACTTCGGTATCCGTAAAAGACTTCTGGAATATGACGACGTTATGAACAAGCAGCGCGATGTCATTTATAAAAGAAGAAAGAATGCGCTGTTTGGAGATCACCTGAAGTATGACATCTCCAATATGATCTACGACGTGTCCCATTCCATTGTTTCAAAAACAAAAGCTGACGGAGATTACAAGGTTTTTGAATTTGAGATGATCAAAAACTTTACAATGGAGTCTCCTATATCTGAGAATGATTTCAAAAACAAGTCCGTGGCCGACCTTACTGAAGCAGTATACCGTGCCGCTGAGGAAGATTATTCAAAAAGACTGGAACTCATGAAGGAGAAGTCTTTCCCGATTATCGAAAATGTGTACGTTAATCAAGGCAGTATGTTTAAGATGATACAGGTGCCGTTCTCCGACGGAATTAAGACGATGACAATCGTGACCGACCTTCAGAAAGCTTACGATACCAAATGTCAGAGTTTGGTAGATGATTTTGAGAAAAACATTACTCTTTCTCTTATCGACGAGAACTGGAAACTGCACCTTCGTGAAATGGACGACTTGCGCCGTTCCTCACAGGGAGCTGTCTATGAGCAGAAAGACCCGCTTGTAATTTACAAACAGGAATCCTTCTACCTTTTCAGCGAAATGGTAGACAGGGTAAACAGGGAAACAATTTCCTTCCTGTTTAAAGGTGAAATTCCTCAGTAA
- the uvrB gene encoding excinuclease ABC subunit UvrB yields MKFKLQSEFQPSGDQPDAIAQLTQGVVAGEKYQTLLGVTGSGKTFTIANLVNNVQRPTLVLAHNKTLAAQLFMEFKEFFPDNAVEYFVSYYDYYQPEAFIASSNTYIEKDLSINEEVEKLRLSATASLLSGRRDVLIVASVSCIYGIGNPSEFHKSLVSLKMGEKMTRTGLLHSLVSALYSRTLNEFQRGTFRVKGDVVDVYPAYADNAIRIEFFGDQIEKIVSFDPVSGNTISVFDEINIYPANMFVTSKETMVGAVRAIQDDLVKQVDFFESIEKPLEAKRLQERTELDLEMIKELGYCSGIENYSRYLDGRLPGSRPFCLLDYFPKDFVMVIDESHVTIPQVHAMYGGDRSRKEALVDYGFRLPAAMDNRPLKFEEFEAMQNQVIYVSATPADYELEKTGGQYVEQIIRPTGLLDPVIDIRPTINQIDDLIEEIQMRAEIDERVLVTTLTKKMAEELTKYFTKFGIRCRYIHSDVETLERIQIMQDLRTGLFDVLIGVNLLREGLDLPEVSLVAILDADKEGMLRSRRSMIQTIGRAARNINGKAIMYADKITKSMQAAIDETNYRREKQMAYNAANNLVPVQINKKISEALVGRAKDFPDEKYTQKTIMKQVAEERLAYGSENVEILIGEKQKAMETAARNLDFIKAAKLRDEIAALRAGV; encoded by the coding sequence ATGAAATTTAAACTTCAGTCCGAGTTTCAACCGTCTGGTGATCAGCCTGATGCAATAGCACAGCTGACACAGGGAGTTGTTGCCGGTGAAAAATATCAGACCCTCCTGGGAGTTACAGGTTCGGGTAAAACCTTTACGATTGCCAACCTTGTAAACAATGTACAGCGTCCCACGCTGGTACTGGCGCACAACAAAACCCTGGCTGCCCAGCTATTCATGGAATTCAAGGAATTTTTCCCTGATAATGCTGTAGAATATTTTGTTTCTTATTACGATTATTATCAGCCTGAAGCCTTCATTGCGTCATCAAATACTTATATCGAAAAAGATCTTTCCATTAACGAAGAAGTGGAGAAACTGCGGCTTTCTGCTACAGCGAGTTTGCTTTCCGGCAGGAGAGATGTGCTGATTGTGGCCTCTGTGTCGTGTATTTACGGTATAGGTAATCCTTCGGAATTCCATAAGTCGCTTGTTTCCCTTAAAATGGGTGAAAAAATGACGCGTACAGGTCTCCTGCATTCGCTGGTGAGCGCCCTGTATTCCAGGACACTGAACGAATTTCAGCGTGGAACATTCCGTGTGAAAGGTGATGTGGTAGATGTTTATCCGGCTTATGCGGATAACGCCATCAGGATTGAGTTTTTTGGAGACCAGATAGAGAAAATTGTTTCATTTGATCCTGTTTCGGGAAACACTATTTCTGTATTTGATGAAATCAACATTTACCCGGCTAACATGTTTGTAACCAGTAAGGAAACAATGGTAGGTGCCGTACGTGCCATCCAGGACGATCTTGTGAAACAGGTGGATTTCTTCGAAAGCATTGAGAAGCCGCTCGAGGCCAAACGTCTACAGGAAAGGACCGAGCTCGATCTGGAGATGATAAAGGAATTGGGTTACTGTTCCGGAATAGAGAACTACTCCAGATATCTGGACGGAAGACTGCCCGGTTCCCGGCCCTTCTGTTTGCTGGATTATTTTCCCAAAGATTTTGTGATGGTAATTGATGAAAGTCACGTAACCATACCGCAGGTGCATGCGATGTACGGTGGTGACAGAAGCCGTAAGGAAGCGCTTGTAGATTATGGGTTCCGTTTGCCCGCAGCGATGGACAACCGTCCGCTGAAATTTGAGGAATTTGAGGCGATGCAGAATCAGGTCATTTACGTTTCTGCGACACCCGCGGACTATGAGCTTGAGAAAACCGGCGGCCAGTATGTGGAGCAGATTATACGTCCCACTGGTCTTCTGGATCCGGTAATTGATATCCGGCCCACCATAAACCAGATTGACGATTTGATTGAAGAGATCCAGATGAGGGCTGAAATTGATGAACGCGTATTGGTAACCACACTGACCAAGAAGATGGCGGAGGAACTTACGAAGTATTTTACCAAATTCGGTATTCGCTGCCGCTATATCCACTCTGATGTGGAAACGCTGGAGCGTATTCAGATTATGCAGGATTTGCGAACGGGCCTCTTCGATGTGCTGATTGGTGTGAACCTGCTGCGGGAAGGACTCGATTTACCGGAAGTTTCACTGGTGGCTATACTGGATGCGGATAAAGAGGGTATGCTGAGATCGAGAAGGTCCATGATCCAAACCATTGGGCGGGCTGCCCGTAATATCAATGGTAAGGCCATTATGTATGCGGACAAGATTACCAAAAGTATGCAGGCAGCTATAGACGAAACCAACTACCGCCGCGAAAAACAGATGGCATATAATGCCGCTAATAATCTCGTGCCGGTACAGATCAATAAGAAAATATCGGAGGCTCTTGTGGGTCGCGCCAAAGATTTCCCCGACGAAAAATACACGCAGAAAACAATTATGAAGCAGGTTGCCGAGGAGCGCCTGGCATACGGTTCTGAAAATGTTGAAATACTGATAGGTGAAAAACAGAAAGCGATGGAGACTGCAGCCCGGAACCTGGATTTTATTAAAGCGGCCAAACTACGCGATGAGATAGCCGCACTCAGGGCCGGTGTTTAA
- a CDS encoding DUF2797 domain-containing protein → MQFSGQILKMCTQNGKPIQYYMTLGSDLIMMNQLIGKKLSIRHTGYQCVCCDRDEKLYRMGYCKKCFFESPYASDTIIRPELSTAHLGIGERDLEVEKSIQLRPHIVYLAYTGYVKVGVTRESQIPTRWIDQGATFALPIARTDNRYEAGMIEVALKEHLSDKTNWRKMLEDDFEDDLDLKDFRDKIRGYFPEDFQNFYSMEHEMERLDYPYEAPEKITSVTLEKNPEFRGTLTGIKGQYLSFEGGFFINVRAHEGYVINLEVSHL, encoded by the coding sequence ATGCAGTTCTCCGGACAGATTTTAAAGATGTGCACTCAAAACGGTAAGCCCATTCAGTATTACATGACTTTGGGTTCAGATCTTATTATGATGAACCAGCTGATTGGTAAGAAACTTTCAATCCGGCACACAGGCTATCAGTGTGTCTGCTGTGACCGCGATGAGAAGCTTTACCGGATGGGATACTGCAAAAAATGTTTTTTCGAAAGCCCGTACGCGAGTGACACGATTATACGCCCGGAACTTTCAACCGCACATCTGGGAATTGGCGAGCGGGATCTGGAGGTGGAAAAATCGATACAGCTGCGTCCGCATATCGTATATCTGGCCTATACGGGCTATGTGAAAGTGGGTGTAACGCGAGAAAGTCAGATTCCGACAAGATGGATTGACCAGGGTGCCACTTTCGCCCTACCCATTGCAAGGACAGACAACCGATACGAGGCGGGTATGATAGAGGTGGCCCTTAAAGAACATCTGTCTGATAAGACGAACTGGCGAAAAATGCTGGAAGATGATTTTGAAGACGACCTGGACCTGAAAGATTTCCGGGACAAAATACGCGGATACTTCCCTGAAGATTTTCAGAATTTTTACTCGATGGAGCATGAGATGGAAAGACTGGACTATCCGTATGAAGCTCCGGAGAAGATCACCTCTGTTACGCTGGAGAAAAATCCCGAGTTCAGAGGTACGCTGACCGGCATCAAGGGTCAGTATCTCTCTTTTGAGGGCGGATTTTTCATTAATGTTCGTGCGCATGAAGGCTATGTGATCAACCTGGAGGTAAGTCACTTATAA
- a CDS encoding DUF502 domain-containing protein → MTKEQVQQVLNMLLKSFFQGLMIVGPFGLTVFFIWYIVSSVDNLYPAISAKWPGVVFISIICTITLLGFLGNKFLVGRLLLDRMDLLLEKTPGIKHIYTPTKDVMSSFVGDKKKFTKPVWVKTSENPVVWRIGFLTQEDMTDVDKDHYVAVYLPHSYAISGWVIITEEKNVKEVQGMSAAAAMKFAVSGGVAGFHSDKTVFKAPE, encoded by the coding sequence ATGACAAAAGAGCAGGTTCAACAGGTATTAAATATGCTCCTGAAATCTTTTTTTCAGGGCCTGATGATTGTCGGTCCGTTTGGACTTACCGTTTTCTTTATTTGGTATATTGTTTCCAGTGTAGACAATCTTTATCCGGCTATCTCAGCTAAATGGCCCGGAGTGGTGTTTATTTCCATTATCTGTACGATTACTCTGCTTGGCTTTTTAGGAAATAAATTCCTGGTAGGGCGCCTGCTGCTGGACCGCATGGACCTTCTGCTGGAGAAAACGCCGGGAATTAAACATATTTATACCCCTACAAAAGATGTGATGTCATCCTTCGTTGGGGACAAAAAGAAATTTACGAAACCCGTATGGGTTAAGACTTCCGAGAACCCTGTGGTATGGCGGATAGGCTTCCTTACACAGGAAGACATGACTGACGTGGATAAGGACCATTATGTTGCAGTCTATCTGCCGCATTCCTATGCCATTTCTGGCTGGGTAATTATTACGGAAGAAAAAAATGTAAAGGAGGTTCAGGGCATGAGTGCCGCCGCGGCAATGAAATTTGCCGTAAGTGGTGGTGTGGCCGGTTTCCACAGTGATAAGACTGTCTTTAAAGCTCCGGAATAA